One Sulfoacidibacillus ferrooxidans DNA window includes the following coding sequences:
- a CDS encoding MarR family winged helix-turn-helix transcriptional regulator gives MNSIQSIAQSLMTIHQRLSGRYGPLTRPQLRILTMLAKDQRTVSELAEHLNISSSGVTQALDKLQCNHYIIRKPDGCDQRVVQISITHTGLLALEEAQLQYEYRVSELLQQLTKQQQEELSCLLHHMVNDDFDLTPRQTRDGNE, from the coding sequence ATGAATTCGATTCAATCGATTGCGCAGTCGTTAATGACCATTCATCAACGTCTATCGGGTCGTTACGGGCCACTCACACGACCACAGCTACGCATATTAACCATGCTTGCAAAAGACCAAAGGACAGTTTCAGAACTCGCAGAACACCTAAATATCTCTTCATCAGGCGTGACACAAGCACTGGACAAACTACAGTGTAATCATTACATTATCCGCAAACCAGACGGATGCGATCAGCGTGTCGTACAAATATCCATTACACATACAGGTCTTCTCGCACTAGAAGAAGCGCAATTGCAATACGAATATCGCGTATCAGAACTACTACAACAGTTAACTAAACAACAGCAAGAGGAGCTATCTTGCCTACTACATCACATGGTGAACGATGATTTTGATCTGACACCAAGACAAACGAGGGATGGCAATGAATGA
- a CDS encoding heavy metal translocating P-type ATPase, producing the protein MAVKEIDQRIVGESVQLNIGGMTCASCSARIEKQLAKIPGVIHVHVNLASEKAAIEFAPGIVDVDGLIQTVVKTGYSASPVADEPLSEERSDQKNAYHILWWTFVAGSVLTLPLLLQMISGFTRAAFVMPLFIQFILATPVQFVVGWRFYQGAYHALRSRAPNMDVLVALGTSTAYVYSSILMFGHIPGDTYFDTAALITTLILLGKVLEHKSKYQTGEAIRELVRLQAKTARVLRDHVEVEVLLEQVQVGDEIVVLPGEKVPVDGVIVSGKSMIDESMLTGESMPITKDVGDFVIGATMNKEGSFQFRATKVGKDTALAQIVRMVDEAQGSKAPIQRLADRVSGIFVPIVLVIAVITFMMYAWLVDINSAIVHAVAVLVIACPCSLGLATPTAIMVGTGKGAEQGILIRGGEALERAQKIDTLLLDKTGTITHGKPAITDVIGLLNYRREEVIYYAASAEQRSEHPLARAMMEEAKHQGEQLQEVAFFEAIPGLGVKAKTHSDLIYVGTSELMQSSGFDTSDSEDVYRELQAMGKTVMYVAREQELIGMIAVADTVKMSSKIALETMKKMGINVYMVTGDNRQTAVAIAEMVGIDESHVMAQMLPAQKEQLVVQLQQEGHIVGMSGDGINDAPALARSDIGFAMGAGADVAIEAADITLMSSDLMAIVDAIELSRATMRKIRQNLFWSFGYNSLGIPFAAFGIVTPVIAGAAMALSSVSVVTSSLMLRRFKGSKVIAH; encoded by the coding sequence ATGGCGGTAAAAGAAATTGATCAAAGAATAGTCGGCGAGAGTGTACAGTTAAATATTGGCGGCATGACATGCGCTTCATGTTCGGCGCGGATTGAAAAGCAACTAGCAAAGATTCCAGGCGTCATTCATGTTCATGTCAATTTAGCTAGTGAAAAGGCGGCCATTGAGTTTGCTCCAGGTATCGTGGATGTAGATGGATTAATACAAACGGTTGTCAAGACTGGGTATTCAGCTAGTCCTGTAGCCGATGAGCCACTTAGTGAGGAGCGGTCAGATCAAAAAAATGCGTATCACATATTGTGGTGGACCTTTGTAGCCGGGTCGGTACTCACTTTGCCACTCTTATTGCAAATGATATCTGGCTTTACGCGTGCAGCCTTTGTGATGCCACTCTTTATTCAATTTATCTTAGCTACTCCTGTACAGTTTGTAGTTGGCTGGCGCTTTTATCAAGGTGCTTATCATGCGTTGCGCAGTCGAGCTCCAAATATGGATGTATTGGTTGCCTTAGGTACTTCTACTGCTTATGTGTATAGTTCAATTTTGATGTTTGGGCATATTCCAGGAGATACGTACTTTGATACAGCTGCGTTAATTACGACGTTGATCTTGCTTGGAAAAGTACTTGAGCACAAGAGTAAATATCAAACGGGCGAAGCCATTCGTGAATTGGTGCGATTACAAGCAAAAACTGCTCGTGTCTTGCGTGATCATGTTGAAGTAGAAGTATTGCTTGAACAGGTGCAGGTCGGTGATGAGATTGTTGTGCTTCCAGGAGAAAAAGTACCAGTTGATGGCGTGATTGTCAGTGGGAAGTCGATGATTGATGAATCGATGTTAACGGGTGAAAGTATGCCTATCACTAAGGACGTAGGAGATTTTGTCATCGGGGCTACCATGAATAAAGAAGGATCATTTCAGTTTCGTGCAACTAAAGTTGGAAAAGATACTGCGCTCGCACAAATTGTTCGAATGGTCGATGAGGCTCAGGGTTCAAAAGCACCCATTCAGCGATTAGCAGATCGAGTGTCTGGAATTTTTGTACCCATTGTTCTGGTCATTGCAGTCATTACCTTTATGATGTATGCATGGCTGGTGGATATCAATTCTGCCATTGTGCACGCGGTCGCTGTTCTTGTAATAGCGTGTCCTTGTTCTCTTGGTTTAGCGACACCAACTGCCATCATGGTGGGGACTGGTAAAGGGGCTGAGCAAGGTATTCTCATTCGCGGTGGTGAAGCACTCGAGCGTGCTCAAAAGATCGATACATTGTTGCTTGATAAAACAGGCACAATTACACATGGTAAACCTGCTATTACGGATGTGATTGGACTACTCAATTATCGTAGAGAAGAAGTTATCTATTACGCAGCAAGTGCAGAACAACGGTCAGAACATCCGCTTGCTCGCGCGATGATGGAAGAAGCCAAGCACCAAGGAGAACAGCTTCAAGAAGTGGCATTCTTTGAAGCAATCCCTGGGCTTGGCGTAAAAGCAAAAACACACTCTGATTTGATTTATGTGGGAACTTCTGAACTTATGCAAAGCAGTGGTTTTGATACGAGTGATAGTGAGGATGTATACAGAGAGTTACAGGCCATGGGGAAAACAGTGATGTATGTCGCACGTGAACAGGAACTCATTGGTATGATTGCTGTAGCTGATACGGTTAAAATGTCTTCGAAGATTGCTCTTGAAACCATGAAAAAAATGGGGATTAATGTCTATATGGTCACTGGTGATAACAGACAAACCGCTGTAGCTATTGCAGAGATGGTTGGCATCGATGAATCACACGTCATGGCACAGATGCTCCCAGCACAAAAAGAACAACTGGTCGTGCAGTTGCAACAAGAGGGGCATATCGTTGGGATGTCTGGTGACGGTATCAACGACGCTCCAGCGCTGGCTCGCTCAGATATTGGGTTTGCCATGGGTGCTGGGGCGGACGTAGCCATAGAAGCCGCAGATATCACACTGATGAGTTCTGATTTAATGGCCATTGTGGATGCGATTGAATTGTCTAGAGCCACAATGCGTAAAATCAGACAAAACTTATTTTGGTCATTTGGTTATAACTCACTTGGAATACCTTTTGCGGCATTTGGTATTGTAACGCCTGTTATTGCTGGTGCAGCGATGGCGTTGAGTTCAGTGAGCGTCGTGACAAGTTCACTGATGTTGCGTCGTTTTAAAGGAAGCAAAGTCATTGCTCACTAA
- the aceB gene encoding malate synthase A — MDHYSCPPGVTITGPYSDAYAEILTTDALQFVATLVREYAPIRVALLQKRIDRQQAIDHGILPDFLDETKSIRDDHWTIAPLPSDLQDRRVEITGPSGDRKMVINALNSGAKVFMADFEDANSPTFDNTIGGQINLRDAIQRTISFTNQDGKQYHLHDEVAVLIVRPRGWHLVDKHILVDGESAPGAIVDFGLYFYHNAKKLLSLGSGPYFYLPKLESHLEARLWNDIFVKAQALLEIPKGTIKATVLIETILATFEMDEILYELRDHSAGLNCGRWDYIFSYIKKLRNQPQVILPDRSLITMTVPFMRSYSLFTIRTCHRRNAPAIGGMAAQIPIKHDEKANEDAMNKVRQDKEREARDGHDGTWVAHPALVPVALDIFNDIMPSSNQIDRKREDITVTASQLLEVPVGPITEAGLRTNISVGIQYIEAWLRGFGAVPIFNLMEDAATAEISRAQVWQWLHHPKGILEDGRKVTIDLFDQLMQEELDKIQHMIGDEAYSKGKFEEATALFRTLSCSDDFMDFLTIPGYEQLT, encoded by the coding sequence ATGGATCATTATTCATGCCCACCCGGTGTAACCATTACTGGGCCATACTCAGATGCTTATGCAGAGATCCTTACAACTGACGCTTTACAATTTGTAGCTACTCTTGTTAGAGAGTATGCTCCTATACGCGTAGCTCTTTTACAAAAACGCATAGATCGTCAACAAGCAATTGACCATGGCATCCTGCCAGACTTCTTAGATGAAACAAAATCGATTCGAGACGACCATTGGACCATAGCCCCCCTCCCAAGTGATTTACAAGATCGGCGCGTGGAAATCACTGGGCCCTCAGGAGATCGCAAGATGGTAATCAACGCCTTGAACTCTGGTGCAAAAGTATTTATGGCTGATTTTGAAGACGCTAACTCGCCTACATTTGACAACACCATTGGTGGTCAGATCAACCTGCGCGATGCGATTCAGCGCACCATTTCATTTACAAACCAAGATGGGAAACAGTATCACTTACATGATGAAGTTGCTGTTCTTATCGTACGCCCACGCGGATGGCATCTAGTAGACAAACACATTCTAGTTGATGGTGAATCTGCACCAGGAGCTATCGTTGATTTTGGTCTTTACTTTTATCACAATGCAAAAAAACTACTTAGCCTTGGATCAGGTCCCTACTTTTATTTGCCTAAACTTGAAAGCCACCTGGAAGCACGCCTTTGGAATGATATTTTTGTGAAGGCACAAGCATTATTAGAGATTCCAAAGGGAACAATCAAAGCTACTGTATTAATTGAAACAATTCTAGCCACATTTGAAATGGATGAAATTCTTTACGAACTGCGCGACCACTCAGCCGGGTTAAACTGCGGTCGCTGGGATTACATCTTTAGTTATATTAAAAAACTGCGCAATCAACCGCAGGTCATTTTACCCGACCGCTCTCTTATCACCATGACTGTCCCATTTATGCGCTCATACTCCTTATTCACCATACGCACTTGCCATCGACGCAACGCACCTGCTATCGGAGGAATGGCTGCCCAAATTCCAATTAAACATGATGAAAAAGCAAACGAAGATGCCATGAACAAAGTACGCCAAGACAAAGAGCGCGAAGCGCGCGATGGCCATGATGGAACATGGGTTGCACATCCAGCACTTGTTCCTGTTGCATTAGACATATTTAATGACATCATGCCGAGTTCCAATCAGATCGATCGCAAGCGAGAAGATATCACCGTAACTGCTTCTCAATTATTAGAAGTACCGGTTGGTCCCATTACAGAAGCTGGACTGCGCACCAATATAAGTGTTGGTATTCAGTATATTGAGGCATGGTTGCGTGGATTTGGTGCAGTGCCTATATTTAACTTAATGGAAGATGCCGCAACAGCAGAAATTTCACGCGCACAAGTCTGGCAGTGGTTACACCACCCAAAAGGTATTTTAGAAGATGGGCGAAAAGTGACGATTGATTTATTTGACCAGTTAATGCAAGAAGAGTTAGACAAAATACAACACATGATTGGCGATGAGGCATATAGCAAAGGGAAATTTGAAGAAGCTACAGCGCTATTTCGCACATTAAGTTGCTCCGATGATTTCATGGATTTTTTAACAATCCCAGGTTACGAGCAGCTCACCTAA
- a CDS encoding (Fe-S)-binding protein codes for MDQGLSLHSDPISKDLYSVCVHCGFCLEVCPTYQQLGNENESPRGRVYLMKAAAEGTLPFDESVIDPVFNCLDCRACETVCPSGVQVGTLIEEARGQALSHIKQSGLEKFLHDLFLRKIFPSPGRLQRIRKLLRFYQVSHVQQVVRRSGALRLLPTHLREMEAVLPSVSRASARSVLPKESEQTKGVTKGRIALFTGCVMDVFFSEIHMATVRVALRNHLHVSVPKDQICCGALQIHAGDREQARMMAKHNIDVFLQSGADYIVLNAAGCGAAMKEYKELFHDDPVYRERAELFSSKVRDIAEILLEVGYEKPKSRLERTVTYHDACHLAHAQNIRSAPRELLRAIDGLTLIEMNDADRCCGSAGIYNITHPEMAAQLRERKLADLPHNVEVVAMGNPGCMLQIKAGLYAQGLTMDVVHTVELLDEAYRLEREVQ; via the coding sequence GTGGACCAAGGATTGTCACTACATTCTGATCCTATTTCTAAGGACCTGTATTCGGTATGTGTCCATTGCGGATTTTGCTTAGAAGTATGCCCGACATATCAGCAGCTTGGAAATGAAAATGAATCTCCTCGTGGGCGTGTTTATTTAATGAAAGCAGCGGCAGAAGGTACTTTGCCTTTCGATGAGTCTGTGATCGATCCTGTATTTAACTGTTTGGATTGTCGCGCTTGCGAAACTGTATGTCCGTCTGGCGTACAGGTGGGGACATTAATTGAAGAGGCACGTGGACAGGCATTATCGCACATAAAGCAGAGTGGACTTGAAAAATTTTTACATGATCTATTTTTGCGCAAAATCTTTCCTTCTCCAGGTCGCCTTCAAAGAATTCGAAAGTTATTGCGTTTCTATCAAGTGTCGCATGTGCAACAGGTGGTGAGAAGATCTGGGGCCCTGCGTCTATTACCAACTCATTTGCGCGAGATGGAAGCCGTATTACCAAGTGTATCGAGAGCAAGTGCACGGTCTGTGCTACCGAAAGAATCAGAACAGACGAAAGGGGTAACCAAGGGAAGAATTGCGCTATTTACTGGGTGTGTTATGGATGTGTTTTTTAGTGAGATTCATATGGCAACAGTGCGGGTTGCTCTGCGCAATCATCTTCATGTGAGTGTACCAAAGGATCAAATATGTTGTGGAGCATTGCAAATTCATGCAGGGGATCGCGAGCAAGCGAGAATGATGGCCAAACACAATATAGACGTGTTCTTACAAAGTGGTGCGGACTATATCGTGTTAAACGCTGCTGGATGTGGTGCAGCTATGAAGGAGTATAAAGAGTTATTTCATGATGATCCAGTGTATAGAGAAAGGGCAGAGCTTTTTTCTAGCAAAGTACGCGATATTGCTGAAATTTTACTTGAAGTAGGATATGAGAAGCCAAAGTCACGCTTGGAGCGAACGGTTACTTATCATGATGCATGCCATCTCGCTCATGCACAGAACATTCGGTCTGCTCCGCGGGAACTTTTACGTGCTATCGATGGCCTCACTTTAATTGAAATGAATGATGCTGATCGCTGCTGTGGTAGTGCGGGTATCTATAATATCACTCATCCAGAAATGGCAGCGCAATTGCGTGAGCGCAAATTGGCTGATCTTCCACACAATGTGGAAGTAGTTGCTATGGGCAACCCAGGATGCATGTTGCAAATTAAAGCAGGGCTTTATGCACAAGGGCTTACTATGGATGTGGTTCATACCGTGGAACTGTTAGATGAAGCGTATCGCTTGGAGCGTGAGGTACAATGA
- a CDS encoding EAL domain-containing protein translates to MNKGPTPFTYNTEMILSVIDSGVYGTDALGMIEFCNDQLATMLGYVKEELIGQQAHQLFHERTTSGVVRDEADCMLCQTSSVVSKELSHVLFWTKQGNPIVVNCMIRQIESAGKNKGAIVSCQVVNQQERSDVWMRMHNHLLEMILSEEKIELVVEELSRVLDTLLPGTLNALFRYESLQGHLHYIGGRNIPMAQGELSSGLDQVAIATDVFSDGHSELAETTSLDMTCNPIFQNFYYYACEQGLQNYFSYPILSRDEDVLGLLSIHHKESWHPSYDELAWVESCAYLASLVMERESRDQQIQELAFYDEITKLPNRAHYWDTATNIMEKVKESQELKLALFFFDVDRFRTINESLGHEVGDELLQAISGRIVQFCGDGRFAARMGGDEFILIFNEASSRDQIVFCAQEMVHVMAKPFALSHEQTIHITISMGVAIYPEHGDDIYTLTKNAETAMYVSKDNGRNTVKFYTPLMKSQIDEKMWMAEELERAMEEQQFAVYYQPKMNIVTGQITSAEALLRWFHPVRGTIPPVHFIPIAEETGKIIAIGEWVLRMVCKQLQTWQTAGVSCLRIAVNVSPKQFQHPQFIPQLKDIILEFGVDPLYMEIEITESTLMDNTEETIHKLMLLKQMGIHVSIDDFGIGYSSLNYLKRFPVDALKIDQSFIREVQEDSTSAIVTLMIALAHRLQMRVIAEGVETEWQLDFLRFHGCDEIQGYFLSRPMAVNDLETFIVQLE, encoded by the coding sequence ATGAATAAAGGGCCAACACCTTTCACATACAATACTGAAATGATCTTATCAGTGATTGATTCTGGTGTCTATGGAACAGATGCGTTAGGGATGATCGAATTTTGTAACGATCAGTTAGCTACCATGCTCGGATATGTAAAAGAAGAGTTGATTGGCCAGCAAGCACACCAGCTTTTTCATGAACGCACGACAAGTGGTGTAGTGCGTGATGAGGCAGATTGTATGCTTTGTCAAACGAGTTCTGTAGTTTCAAAGGAATTGTCCCATGTGCTTTTTTGGACCAAGCAAGGCAATCCAATTGTAGTGAACTGTATGATTAGGCAGATAGAGAGTGCTGGTAAAAATAAAGGTGCAATCGTCTCTTGCCAAGTAGTCAATCAACAAGAGCGTTCAGATGTTTGGATGCGTATGCACAATCACTTGCTTGAGATGATCTTGTCAGAAGAAAAGATTGAACTCGTCGTTGAAGAATTATCGCGAGTACTGGACACACTGTTGCCAGGTACGTTGAATGCTCTATTTCGTTATGAATCTTTGCAAGGTCATTTGCACTATATTGGTGGACGCAATATACCTATGGCACAAGGCGAGCTTAGCAGTGGTTTAGATCAAGTTGCTATTGCTACAGATGTTTTTTCGGATGGTCATTCTGAGTTAGCAGAAACTACATCCCTAGATATGACGTGCAATCCAATATTTCAAAATTTTTACTATTATGCGTGTGAACAAGGGTTACAGAATTATTTCTCTTACCCCATCCTATCGCGTGATGAAGATGTTTTGGGTTTATTGTCGATCCATCACAAAGAAAGCTGGCACCCATCTTACGATGAATTGGCATGGGTAGAATCATGTGCGTATCTTGCATCGCTTGTCATGGAACGGGAGTCTAGAGATCAGCAGATACAGGAGTTAGCTTTTTATGATGAAATAACGAAGTTGCCTAATCGAGCACATTATTGGGATACGGCGACTAACATCATGGAGAAAGTAAAGGAATCGCAAGAGTTAAAGTTAGCACTTTTTTTCTTTGACGTTGATCGTTTTCGTACGATTAATGAATCGCTTGGCCATGAAGTAGGGGATGAATTATTGCAAGCCATTTCGGGGCGGATTGTGCAATTTTGTGGAGATGGTCGCTTTGCAGCAAGAATGGGCGGCGATGAATTCATCCTGATTTTTAATGAGGCCAGTTCTCGAGACCAGATCGTGTTTTGTGCACAAGAAATGGTACATGTAATGGCTAAACCGTTCGCGTTGTCACATGAACAAACTATACATATAACAATTAGTATGGGTGTAGCTATTTACCCAGAACACGGAGACGATATCTATACTCTCACCAAAAACGCTGAGACAGCTATGTATGTTTCAAAAGATAACGGGCGCAACACTGTGAAATTTTATACACCCTTAATGAAATCACAGATTGACGAAAAAATGTGGATGGCAGAAGAGCTTGAACGGGCAATGGAGGAACAGCAATTTGCCGTCTATTATCAGCCAAAGATGAATATTGTTACGGGTCAGATTACAAGTGCAGAAGCACTTTTACGGTGGTTTCATCCGGTGCGAGGCACGATTCCTCCTGTTCACTTTATACCGATTGCAGAAGAAACAGGTAAGATTATTGCAATTGGTGAGTGGGTATTGCGCATGGTGTGTAAACAACTGCAAACGTGGCAAACAGCGGGTGTTTCGTGTTTGCGCATTGCAGTAAACGTCTCACCAAAACAATTTCAGCATCCACAATTTATTCCTCAATTAAAGGATATCATTTTGGAATTTGGGGTGGACCCTCTATATATGGAGATTGAAATTACGGAATCTACGCTCATGGATAACACGGAAGAGACTATTCATAAATTAATGCTATTAAAACAGATGGGTATTCATGTGTCTATTGATGATTTTGGGATCGGGTATTCCTCCTTAAATTATCTGAAACGGTTTCCTGTGGATGCATTAAAGATTGACCAATCTTTTATACGCGAAGTACAGGAGGATAGTACCTCTGCGATTGTCACATTGATGATTGCTCTTGCTCATCGGTTACAAATGAGAGTTATTGCAGAGGGTGTGGAGACAGAGTGGCAATTAGATTTTTTGCGCTTTCATGGATGTGATGAGATTCAGGGATATTTTTTGAGCAGGCCGATGGCAGTGAACGACTTAGAAACATTTATCGTTCAATTGGAATAG
- a CDS encoding MFS transporter: MNEPSMTYNLKGWRSLHPVTRRLIAARVLRSIGQGALAVDFTLYLRARLWSAPEIGLLLMAAGLVGAALSLLVGVSSDKVGRRGFLLMYETGLTLATALLLLDHSAWVLIVSSVLFGFGRGANGASGPFAPAEQAWLAKHIPGTIRGSVFSLNAALQFWGMGIGSILGAFLPHILPGVTGATAYYPVFALNLIIAIINYLQIFTLSEDRSHHVAPLTKDQDNNKEALQAATDAIHAEKSVRKRENKALSFLLIVNSVNSLGVGLVAPLLPYWFSVRYGVGPEAIGPIYGLTFIFTGISSLLVGKLSQKVGLTKSIVLPRLLGIVTLVAMPFMPSFALAAVLYIVRSIVNRGSVGARQAFSVGLVRDKRRGLASSLNAVSWNVPAAIGPAIGGWMLGMGSLFWPFFLASGLQLAYIIMFSTMMGQFDPQRRKTETSPSSQS; encoded by the coding sequence ATGAATGAACCATCAATGACGTACAATCTAAAGGGCTGGCGCTCGCTTCACCCCGTGACGCGCCGCCTCATTGCTGCTCGCGTACTGCGCAGCATCGGGCAAGGTGCTCTTGCCGTAGACTTTACACTTTACTTACGCGCACGCTTATGGTCCGCACCAGAAATTGGTCTCTTACTGATGGCAGCAGGACTTGTCGGTGCAGCTCTTAGCCTTCTAGTCGGGGTATCGAGTGATAAAGTCGGTCGGCGCGGATTTTTACTGATGTATGAAACGGGCCTTACACTTGCGACTGCACTCCTTCTATTAGATCATAGTGCATGGGTACTCATCGTTAGCTCAGTATTGTTTGGATTTGGCCGTGGTGCAAACGGTGCCTCAGGTCCATTTGCACCAGCAGAACAAGCTTGGCTTGCAAAACACATACCAGGTACGATACGCGGCTCTGTCTTTAGCCTCAATGCAGCTTTACAATTTTGGGGGATGGGTATTGGTTCTATATTAGGAGCATTTCTTCCGCATATTTTACCAGGAGTTACAGGAGCCACAGCATATTATCCCGTTTTTGCACTTAATTTAATTATAGCCATTATTAATTACTTGCAAATTTTTACTCTATCTGAAGATCGTTCACACCATGTAGCACCTCTGACTAAGGACCAAGATAACAACAAAGAAGCATTACAAGCAGCGACGGACGCCATTCATGCTGAAAAATCAGTTCGCAAACGTGAAAATAAAGCACTATCTTTCCTTCTCATCGTCAATAGCGTTAATTCTCTTGGTGTTGGTTTAGTCGCACCACTTCTTCCTTATTGGTTCTCTGTTCGCTATGGAGTTGGTCCAGAAGCCATTGGCCCTATCTATGGCCTCACCTTTATTTTTACAGGAATCTCTTCTTTACTGGTTGGGAAACTTTCACAAAAAGTAGGGCTTACAAAATCAATTGTGCTCCCTCGACTCCTTGGTATCGTGACATTAGTCGCCATGCCATTTATGCCGAGTTTTGCTCTCGCCGCAGTACTCTATATTGTGCGTTCTATTGTCAATCGTGGTTCAGTTGGTGCAAGGCAAGCCTTTAGTGTTGGGCTTGTGCGAGATAAGAGGCGCGGATTAGCTAGTAGTTTAAATGCTGTCTCATGGAATGTCCCTGCTGCCATCGGACCTGCTATTGGCGGTTGGATGCTTGGCATGGGGTCATTATTCTGGCCATTCTTTCTTGCATCAGGATTACAGCTAGCGTATATCATTATGTTTAGCACGATGATGGGGCAATTTGACCCACAGCGGCGCAAAACGGAAACTTCACCTTCTTCACAATCGTAA
- a CDS encoding metal-sensitive transcriptional regulator — MHLYQQNRDDLLIRLRRIEGQVRGIQKMLEDDRYCVDILAQISSIKAALGKVELSLIESHTRGCVADAIRTDQGDEKIEELMQVLKAHLK, encoded by the coding sequence ATGCATTTGTACCAACAAAATCGCGATGATCTTTTGATAAGGTTGCGTCGTATTGAAGGTCAAGTAAGAGGCATTCAAAAAATGTTAGAGGATGACCGCTACTGTGTAGACATACTCGCTCAGATTTCTTCCATCAAGGCGGCACTTGGCAAAGTCGAATTGTCGCTGATTGAAAGTCATACGCGGGGATGCGTAGCCGATGCGATTCGCACAGACCAGGGCGATGAAAAAATTGAGGAATTGATGCAAGTGTTAAAGGCGCATCTTAAGTGA
- a CDS encoding FAD-linked oxidase C-terminal domain-containing protein — protein sequence MNHMQLVSKLTAVLGSNQRVLHKENELYAYECDGYVAQRGRPRAVVFPETTEEVAAIVQLLHREKVPFLPRGAGTGLSGGATALNNEVVISLVRMNQLLHVDYDNMRAVVQPGFINLQLTKQIAKENAYYAPDPSSQSACTIGGNLAENAGGSHCLKYGVTTNHIVAAKVVLPTGEIAELGATYGDALGYDLLGLLIGSEGTLGIATEITVRILRKPQAVKTIMAWFDRVDEASDTVSQVIGAGIIPAAMEMMDQLAMQAVDKSNYHVGYPADIEAALLIEVDGLVEAVAAETDQIVDICKQHQVRAVRVAETDAQRALWWSSRKMAFGAMGRISPNYLVQDGVIPRTKLTEVLARIREISVSSGLRIANVFHAGDGNLHPLICYDASIPFETEKAMMVGSDILKVCVDVGGSITGEHGVGIEKINDMHYLFTEAELKAQIAVRAVFNPEDLCNSGKLIPKPGRCAEVKRASTMISQHLETYIKTSHGSNSHSM from the coding sequence ATGAATCACATGCAATTGGTGAGCAAACTCACTGCAGTGTTAGGATCGAATCAACGTGTATTGCATAAAGAAAATGAGCTATATGCGTATGAATGTGATGGCTATGTAGCGCAACGAGGTCGTCCGAGAGCAGTTGTATTTCCTGAAACGACAGAAGAAGTGGCAGCGATTGTTCAGTTGTTGCATCGTGAAAAGGTACCTTTTCTTCCGCGAGGTGCAGGTACGGGACTAAGCGGTGGTGCCACTGCATTAAATAATGAAGTTGTGATCAGCCTTGTGCGGATGAATCAACTTTTGCATGTTGATTATGACAACATGCGTGCAGTCGTTCAACCAGGATTTATTAACTTACAATTGACCAAACAAATAGCTAAAGAAAACGCATATTATGCACCAGATCCATCTAGTCAATCGGCATGTACCATTGGTGGCAATCTTGCAGAAAACGCGGGTGGATCGCACTGTTTAAAATATGGTGTGACAACGAATCACATTGTGGCGGCGAAAGTAGTTTTGCCAACAGGGGAAATCGCCGAACTTGGTGCAACATACGGCGATGCACTTGGGTATGATCTACTTGGATTGCTCATAGGGTCTGAAGGAACTCTTGGCATCGCAACGGAGATTACCGTGCGCATCTTGCGAAAACCACAAGCTGTGAAAACGATTATGGCATGGTTTGATCGCGTCGATGAAGCATCGGATACTGTGAGCCAAGTGATTGGTGCAGGGATCATTCCAGCTGCTATGGAGATGATGGATCAATTAGCTATGCAAGCTGTAGATAAGAGTAATTATCACGTCGGGTATCCCGCGGATATCGAAGCTGCATTATTGATTGAAGTGGATGGGCTAGTGGAGGCTGTAGCAGCAGAAACGGATCAAATCGTAGATATATGTAAGCAACACCAGGTACGGGCGGTGAGAGTGGCAGAAACAGATGCACAGCGAGCATTATGGTGGAGCAGTAGAAAAATGGCATTTGGCGCGATGGGGAGAATTTCACCTAATTACTTAGTCCAAGATGGTGTTATTCCACGAACAAAATTAACAGAAGTTTTAGCGAGAATTCGGGAGATTAGTGTGTCTTCTGGATTGCGGATTGCTAATGTATTTCATGCCGGCGATGGCAATTTACATCCACTCATTTGCTATGATGCAAGCATTCCTTTTGAAACGGAAAAAGCGATGATGGTAGGGTCAGATATTTTAAAAGTATGCGTAGATGTCGGAGGTTCTATTACAGGGGAACATGGAGTAGGAATAGAGAAAATTAATGATATGCACTATTTATTTACAGAAGCTGAATTAAAAGCCCAAATCGCAGTGCGAGCTGTATTTAATCCAGAGGATTTATGCAATTCAGGTAAGCTAATTCCAAAACCAGGAAGATGTGCAGAAGTGAAGCGTGCGTCCACGATGATCAGTCAACACCTAGAAACCTATATAAAAACTAGCCATGGAAGCAACAGTCACTCGATGTGA